Proteins from a genomic interval of Streptomyces sp. NBC_01445:
- a CDS encoding TetR/AcrR family transcriptional regulator, producing the protein MARTKEFDPDAALQSALELFWRRGYEATSMADLVDHLGIGRASIYATFGNKHELYLKAMDRYAESADAAILADLSAGGPALPAVRGLVRRFAAEATADERRLTGCFVTNTATELAPHDTAAARRVERSWEHIETLLHATLTRARAQGELPADRDPRALARLLLVLMQGMRVVGKASPDPARVRDAAEQALGLLDRAAAPESF; encoded by the coding sequence CTGGCCAGGACCAAGGAATTCGATCCGGACGCCGCACTCCAGTCGGCCCTGGAGCTGTTCTGGCGGCGCGGCTACGAGGCGACGTCGATGGCGGACCTCGTCGACCATCTCGGCATCGGCCGCGCCAGCATCTACGCGACCTTCGGCAACAAGCACGAGCTGTACCTGAAGGCCATGGACCGGTACGCCGAGTCCGCCGACGCGGCCATCCTCGCGGACCTGTCGGCCGGCGGCCCCGCGCTGCCGGCCGTGCGCGGGCTCGTCCGGCGCTTCGCCGCCGAGGCGACGGCCGACGAACGGCGCCTGACCGGCTGCTTCGTCACCAATACGGCGACGGAGCTGGCCCCGCACGACACGGCCGCCGCACGCCGCGTGGAACGCAGCTGGGAGCACATCGAGACGCTGCTGCACGCCACGCTCACCCGGGCGCGGGCCCAGGGCGAGCTGCCCGCCGACCGCGACCCCCGGGCACTCGCCCGTCTGCTGCTCGTCCTGATGCAGGGCATGCGCGTCGTCGGCAAGGCATCGCCGGACCCGGCGCGCGTACGGGACGCGGCGGAGCAGGCGCTCGGCCTCCTGGACCGAGCGGCTGCGCCAGAGAGCTTCTGA
- the nirD gene encoding nitrite reductase small subunit NirD: protein MTVAPEKTAVMVQLHLGDAWFTVCELARLTPGRGVAALLPDGRQAAVFLDRSGRLYAVGNRDPFTGAAVLSRGLIGSSQGRPFVASPLLKQRFDLESGTCLDDEAYAVATYAVQTTSSLA from the coding sequence ATGACCGTCGCTCCCGAGAAGACCGCCGTGATGGTGCAACTCCACCTGGGTGACGCCTGGTTCACGGTATGCGAGCTGGCCCGGCTGACCCCGGGCCGCGGGGTCGCGGCGCTGCTCCCCGACGGCCGGCAGGCCGCCGTGTTCCTGGACCGCTCGGGCCGCCTGTACGCGGTCGGCAACCGCGACCCGTTCACGGGCGCCGCGGTCCTCTCCCGCGGCCTGATCGGCTCGTCGCAGGGCCGCCCGTTCGTCGCGTCACCGCTGCTCAAGCAGCGCTTCGACCTGGAGAGCGGCACGTGCCTCGACGACGAGGCGTACGCGGTGGCCACGTATGCCGTACAGACGACGTCGAGCCTCGCGTGA
- the nirB gene encoding nitrite reductase large subunit NirB encodes MPTMPTLVLVGHGMVGQRFLEALAERGLTDTHRVVVLCEEPRPAYDRVQLTSYFSGRTPDDLSLTDAEFIARHGIELHLGDPAEHIDRDTRTVTARSGLQVTYDALVLATGSYPFVPPVPGKDATGCFVYRTIEDLLAIEEYAKKHATTGAVVGGGLLGLEAAGALRGLGLDTHVVEFAPRLMPVQVDEGGGAALLRTITGMGLSVHTGVGTQEILTEGPDGTAGAVRAMKLSDGSELATDLVVFSAGVRPRDQLARDMGLTVGERGGITVDERCRTSDPAVYAIGECAQAVDGRVYGLVAPGYEMAQTVAASIASEEGQFTGADLSTKLKLLGVDVASFGDAHGAADGCLDVVYSDSRSGTYKKLVVGPEGELLGGILVGDAEAYGTLRALTGSVPPVAPEQLVLPAGAGAPVALGPEALPGDAVICSCHNVTKEAIQAHATLPEVKKCTKAGTGCGSCVKLIGQLLPQSGDKGLCGCFPHTRAELYEIVRVKRIASYADLLDAHGRDGARGGEGCEVCKPAVGSIIASLAPTIGAEGHVLDGEQAALQDTNDHFLANLQKNGSYSVVPRIPGGEVTPEKLIVIGEVARDFGLYTKITGGQRIDLFGARVEQLPLIWARLVDAGFESGHAYGKALRTVKSCVGQTWCRYGVQDSVRMAIDLELRYRGLRAPHKLKSAVSGCGRECAEAQSKDFGVIATANGWNLYVGGNGGATPRHADLLAQDLSDAELIRLIDRFLMFYIRTADRLERTAGWLERIEGGLDHVRDVVVHDSLGLCDELEALMADHVAHYRDEWADTLDDPERLERFVSFVNAPDAPDPLVRFVPERDQIKPDLPLLSIGSRPLEGSVTS; translated from the coding sequence ATGCCCACCATGCCCACACTCGTCCTCGTCGGCCACGGCATGGTCGGCCAGCGCTTCCTCGAGGCCCTCGCCGAGCGCGGGCTCACGGACACGCACCGCGTCGTCGTGCTGTGCGAGGAGCCGCGCCCCGCCTACGACCGGGTCCAGCTCACCTCGTACTTCTCGGGCCGCACACCGGACGACCTCTCGCTCACGGACGCGGAGTTCATCGCCCGGCACGGCATCGAGCTGCACCTCGGGGACCCCGCCGAGCACATCGACCGCGATACGCGGACGGTCACGGCGCGCTCCGGTCTCCAGGTCACGTACGACGCCCTCGTCCTCGCGACCGGCTCCTACCCGTTCGTGCCGCCCGTGCCCGGCAAGGACGCGACGGGCTGTTTCGTGTACCGCACGATCGAGGACCTGCTCGCGATCGAGGAGTACGCGAAGAAGCACGCCACGACCGGGGCCGTGGTGGGCGGCGGGCTGCTCGGCCTGGAGGCGGCGGGTGCCCTGCGCGGCCTCGGCCTCGACACGCACGTCGTGGAGTTCGCACCGCGCCTCATGCCGGTGCAGGTCGACGAAGGCGGCGGCGCGGCCCTCCTGCGCACCATCACGGGCATGGGCCTGAGCGTCCACACGGGCGTCGGCACGCAGGAGATCCTGACCGAGGGCCCCGACGGTACGGCCGGCGCGGTGCGCGCCATGAAGCTGTCGGACGGCTCGGAACTGGCGACCGACCTGGTGGTGTTCTCGGCGGGCGTACGGCCGCGCGACCAGCTCGCCCGCGACATGGGGCTCACAGTCGGCGAACGCGGCGGCATCACCGTCGACGAGCGCTGCCGCACCAGCGACCCGGCGGTGTACGCGATCGGCGAGTGCGCGCAGGCCGTGGACGGCCGCGTGTACGGCCTGGTCGCGCCGGGCTACGAGATGGCGCAGACGGTGGCCGCCTCGATCGCGTCGGAGGAGGGGCAGTTCACCGGTGCCGACTTGTCGACGAAGCTGAAGCTGCTCGGCGTGGACGTGGCGTCGTTCGGCGACGCGCACGGCGCGGCCGACGGCTGCCTCGACGTCGTCTACTCGGACTCGCGCTCGGGCACGTACAAGAAGCTGGTCGTGGGTCCGGAGGGGGAGCTGCTCGGCGGGATCCTGGTCGGGGACGCGGAGGCGTACGGGACACTGCGCGCGCTGACCGGTTCGGTGCCGCCCGTGGCGCCCGAGCAGCTGGTGCTGCCCGCGGGGGCGGGGGCGCCGGTGGCGCTGGGCCCGGAGGCGCTGCCCGGCGACGCGGTGATCTGCTCCTGCCACAACGTCACCAAGGAAGCGATCCAGGCGCACGCCACGCTGCCCGAGGTGAAGAAGTGCACCAAGGCCGGTACGGGCTGCGGCAGCTGCGTGAAGCTGATCGGCCAGCTCCTGCCCCAGAGCGGCGACAAGGGCCTGTGCGGCTGCTTCCCGCACACGCGCGCCGAGCTGTACGAGATCGTCCGGGTCAAGCGGATCGCGTCGTACGCGGACCTGCTCGACGCGCACGGGCGTGACGGCGCGCGCGGCGGCGAGGGGTGCGAGGTCTGCAAGCCGGCCGTCGGCTCGATCATCGCCTCGCTCGCCCCGACGATCGGCGCCGAGGGCCATGTCCTCGACGGCGAGCAGGCGGCCCTCCAGGACACGAACGACCACTTCCTCGCCAACCTCCAGAAGAACGGCTCCTATTCGGTCGTGCCCCGCATCCCCGGCGGCGAGGTCACCCCGGAGAAGCTCATCGTGATCGGCGAGGTGGCCCGCGACTTCGGCCTCTACACAAAGATCACCGGAGGTCAGCGGATCGACCTGTTCGGCGCGCGGGTCGAGCAACTGCCGCTGATCTGGGCACGGTTGGTGGACGCCGGTTTCGAGTCGGGCCACGCGTACGGCAAGGCGCTGCGGACGGTGAAGTCGTGTGTGGGGCAGACGTGGTGCCGTTACGGCGTCCAGGACTCCGTGCGCATGGCGATCGACCTGGAGCTGCGGTACCGGGGTCTGCGGGCGCCGCACAAGCTGAAGTCGGCCGTGTCGGGCTGCGGGCGCGAGTGCGCGGAGGCCCAGTCGAAGGACTTCGGGGTGATCGCCACGGCCAACGGCTGGAACCTGTACGTGGGCGGCAACGGCGGCGCGACCCCACGCCACGCGGACCTCCTCGCGCAGGACCTCTCCGACGCCGAGCTGATCCGGCTGATCGACCGGTTCCTGATGTTCTACATCCGCACGGCCGACCGTCTGGAGCGCACGGCGGGCTGGCTGGAGCGGATCGAGGGCGGCCTCGACCACGTACGGGACGTCGTCGTGCACGACTCCCTCGGCCTCTGCGACGAGCTGGAGGCCCTGATGGCCGACCATGTCGCGCACTACCGCGACGAGTGGGCCGACACCCTCGACGACCCGGAGCGCCTGGAGCGCTTCGTGTCCTTCGTGAACGCGCCCGACGCCCCGGACCCGCTGGTGCGGTTCGTCCCGGAGCGCGACCAGATCAAGCCCGACCTGCCCCTGCTCTCCATCGGCTCCCGCCCCCTGGAAGGATCGGTGACGTCATGA
- a CDS encoding NAD(P)/FAD-dependent oxidoreductase: MTFSTDPGRVVVIGTGLAGTRLARRLGAAAVLIGEEAHAPYNRVLLAEVLAGSYGADVIALPRHTGTHLRTRAVRIDRAEQVVRCEDGSDVPYDTLVLATGSNPVLPPLRGLFAPGAAELPGGVHAFRTMDDCLALSRAVVPGVRAVVVGGGLLGVSAARALARRGAQVVLTQQSERLMERQLDPRSSRLVHEHLTARGVEVHTQCRVRGVGVVDGAVRSVELADGYVLGTDLTVLACGVRPRTGLALAAGLDVREGIVVDDDLRTSDPRVRAVGDCAQHAGRVYGLATPALEQADALAENLLSGRRRPYAGTRTLTRLTLPHEAGPLDLAAFGEPEALPGDDVVQLADATRGTYRKVVVRGDRLVGGVLVGELGTVGALARAWEADDPLPDDGAPLLHLLTHDGGL, translated from the coding sequence ATGACCTTTTCGACGGACCCCGGGCGCGTGGTGGTGATCGGCACCGGCCTCGCCGGTACCCGGCTCGCCCGACGCCTGGGCGCTGCCGCCGTACTCATCGGCGAGGAGGCGCACGCCCCGTACAACAGGGTGCTGCTCGCCGAGGTCCTCGCGGGCAGTTACGGCGCCGACGTCATCGCGCTGCCCCGCCACACCGGAACCCACCTGCGGACCCGCGCCGTGCGTATCGACCGCGCCGAGCAGGTGGTGCGCTGCGAGGACGGCTCCGACGTCCCGTACGACACCCTCGTGCTCGCCACCGGGTCGAACCCGGTCCTGCCTCCTCTGCGCGGCCTGTTCGCGCCCGGTGCGGCTGAGCTGCCGGGCGGGGTGCACGCCTTCCGCACCATGGACGACTGCCTGGCGCTGTCGCGGGCGGTGGTTCCCGGGGTGCGCGCGGTCGTCGTCGGCGGCGGGCTCCTCGGGGTGTCCGCGGCCCGTGCGCTCGCCCGGCGCGGCGCCCAGGTGGTGCTCACGCAGCAGTCCGAGCGCCTGATGGAGCGCCAGCTCGACCCGCGGTCCTCGCGTCTCGTGCACGAGCACCTCACCGCGCGCGGCGTCGAGGTACACACGCAGTGCCGCGTACGGGGCGTGGGCGTCGTCGACGGGGCGGTCCGCAGCGTCGAGCTCGCCGACGGCTATGTACTCGGCACGGATCTGACGGTCCTCGCGTGCGGGGTGCGTCCCCGTACGGGGCTCGCACTGGCGGCGGGGCTCGACGTGCGCGAAGGGATCGTCGTCGACGACGATCTGCGCACCTCGGACCCCCGCGTCCGCGCGGTCGGGGACTGCGCCCAGCACGCGGGCCGCGTCTACGGGCTCGCGACCCCCGCCCTCGAACAGGCCGACGCGCTCGCCGAGAACCTGCTCTCCGGCCGGCGGCGCCCCTACGCGGGCACCCGCACCCTCACCCGGCTGACCCTGCCGCACGAGGCCGGGCCGCTCGACCTCGCGGCGTTCGGGGAGCCCGAGGCGCTGCCAGGTGACGACGTCGTGCAGCTCGCCGACGCGACCCGCGGCACGTACCGCAAGGTCGTCGTCCGCGGTGACCGGCTCGTCGGCGGGGTGCTGGTCGGCGAGCTCGGCACGGTCGGGGCGCTCGCCCGGGCCTGGGAGGCCGACGACCCGCTGCCCGACGACGGCGCGCCCCTGCTCCACCTGCTCACTCACGACGGAGGACTCTGA
- a CDS encoding class F sortase — MPQARRRRVSSGLIAAVTTLALCLGAWLLLQGTEIHGPPQPSTAQAGSALPGHEPPGAAPLSSSPPDRIRIPSIRVDAPLMGLALTPQGSLGVPPPEQKNLAGWYDAGTAPGVRGTAVVAGHVDNAEGPAVFYDLGALTRGRAIEVDRRDGSVAVFTVDAVEVYDARAFPDEKVYGAADRPELRVITCGGGYSKQTGYRGNVVVFAHLTGSR, encoded by the coding sequence ATGCCTCAGGCGCGCCGCCGCAGAGTCAGCAGCGGACTCATAGCCGCGGTCACCACTCTCGCCCTGTGTCTGGGCGCCTGGCTGCTGCTCCAGGGCACCGAGATACACGGACCGCCGCAGCCGTCCACGGCGCAGGCCGGGTCCGCGCTCCCCGGCCACGAGCCGCCCGGCGCGGCCCCCCTCTCCTCCTCGCCCCCCGACCGCATACGCATCCCCTCGATCCGGGTCGACGCACCGCTCATGGGGCTCGCCCTGACCCCGCAGGGCAGCCTGGGCGTCCCGCCGCCGGAGCAGAAGAACCTGGCCGGCTGGTACGACGCCGGGACCGCGCCCGGGGTCCGCGGCACAGCGGTCGTGGCCGGCCACGTCGACAACGCCGAGGGGCCCGCCGTCTTCTACGACCTGGGCGCGCTGACCAGGGGCCGCGCCATCGAGGTCGACCGCCGCGACGGCTCAGTCGCCGTGTTCACCGTCGACGCCGTCGAGGTCTACGACGCCCGCGCCTTCCCCGACGAGAAGGTGTATGGCGCGGCCGACCGGCCCGAGCTGCGCGTCATAACCTGCGGGGGCGGCTACTCGAAGCAGACCGGCTACCGGGGGAACGTCGTGGTGTTCGCGCATCTGACGGGCAGCCGCTGA
- a CDS encoding NADPH-dependent FMN reductase codes for MNPTAVQTAAPVTAPVSTPTEAPVRVAVVIGSNREGRFGPVVADWLMSLLGERPDLAVDVIDVAATDLPTALSYDPSPEVRAELAKVTPKLAAADAFIVLTPEYNHSYPASLKNVIDWHHAEWQAKPVGFVSYGGISGGLRAVEHLRTVFAELHAVTVRDTVSFTHAGSHFDASGAHRDPEAPATALKAMLDQLAWWAKALREAKEVRPYGS; via the coding sequence ATGAACCCCACAGCGGTGCAGACCGCAGCCCCCGTCACCGCCCCCGTTTCCACCCCCACCGAGGCCCCCGTACGGGTCGCAGTCGTCATCGGCAGCAACCGCGAGGGCCGTTTCGGCCCGGTCGTCGCCGACTGGCTCATGTCCCTGCTCGGGGAGCGCCCCGACCTCGCCGTCGACGTGATCGACGTAGCCGCCACCGACCTGCCCACCGCACTCTCCTACGACCCGTCCCCCGAGGTACGGGCCGAGCTGGCCAAGGTCACCCCGAAGCTGGCCGCGGCCGACGCCTTCATCGTCCTCACCCCCGAGTACAACCACTCCTACCCGGCGTCCCTCAAGAACGTCATCGACTGGCACCACGCCGAATGGCAGGCCAAGCCGGTCGGCTTCGTCTCCTACGGCGGCATCTCCGGCGGCCTGCGCGCGGTCGAGCACCTGCGCACCGTCTTCGCCGAGCTGCACGCCGTCACGGTCAGGGACACCGTCTCCTTCACCCATGCGGGCAGCCACTTCGACGCATCCGGCGCCCACCGCGACCCCGAGGCGCCGGCCACCGCGCTGAAGGCGATGCTCGACCAGCTGGCGTGGTGGGCGAAGGCGCTGCGGGAGGCGAAGGAGGTACGCCCGTACGGCAGTTGA
- a CDS encoding M4 family metallopeptidase: MRPARTTSRLTTAGIATAAATLVAAALAPTAGADSGDPTPPTRADAVRHATAALTAEAARLGITGAQGASVRDVVVDADGTQHVRYNRTYRQLPVLGGDFVVHLNRDGGYRSANRAVLGDLAVPSVTPGLPAPKAADIAAAALRAANPGELLRKVVAKPALVVDALHGAPKLAWRTDTAGKDSLGNPVARVVLTDATTGKQIDAWDSIETATGDGKSLYAGTVPLETTQSGSTYQLKDATRGGTYSGDAQNKTDGCILTICWSRAPAVVFTDADNHWGTGANSDRSSAAVDAQYGTDTTWDYYKNVHGRNGIGGDGKGSYNRVHYGSNYNNAFWDDTCFCMTYGDGDGSTFGPLVALDVAGHEMSHGVTSKTAGLTYSGESGGLNEATSDIFGTLVEFYANNASDPGDWLIGEKIVKPGFGQPALRFMDKPSKDGNSADCWSSSVGNLDVHYSSGVANHFAYLLAEGSGPKVIGGVQHNSPTCNGSTLSGIGKDKLGKIWYRALTVYMTSSTNYAGARTATLSAAKDLYGAGSAEYAAVAATWSAVSVG; this comes from the coding sequence ATGAGACCTGCCCGGACCACATCGCGACTCACCACCGCCGGCATAGCCACGGCGGCCGCCACCCTGGTGGCCGCCGCCCTCGCCCCCACCGCGGGCGCCGACTCCGGCGACCCCACGCCACCCACCCGGGCCGACGCCGTACGCCATGCGACGGCCGCGCTCACCGCCGAGGCCGCCCGCCTCGGGATCACCGGCGCGCAGGGTGCCTCCGTGCGGGACGTCGTCGTCGACGCCGACGGCACCCAGCATGTGCGCTACAACCGCACCTACCGCCAACTGCCGGTTCTCGGCGGCGACTTCGTCGTCCATCTGAACCGCGACGGCGGCTACCGCTCCGCGAACCGCGCGGTCCTCGGCGACCTCGCCGTGCCGAGCGTGACGCCGGGGCTCCCCGCCCCGAAGGCCGCCGACATCGCCGCCGCCGCGCTGCGCGCCGCCAATCCGGGCGAGCTCCTGCGCAAGGTCGTCGCCAAGCCCGCGCTCGTCGTGGACGCGCTGCACGGCGCGCCGAAGCTGGCGTGGCGCACGGACACCGCGGGCAAGGACTCGCTCGGCAACCCGGTCGCCCGCGTCGTCCTCACCGACGCCACCACCGGCAAGCAGATCGACGCCTGGGACAGCATCGAGACCGCGACCGGCGACGGAAAGTCCCTCTACGCGGGCACGGTCCCGCTGGAGACGACCCAGTCCGGGTCCACGTACCAGCTCAAGGACGCGACGCGGGGCGGCACCTACTCGGGTGACGCGCAGAACAAGACCGACGGCTGCATCCTGACCATCTGCTGGAGCCGCGCTCCCGCGGTGGTGTTCACCGACGCCGACAACCACTGGGGCACCGGCGCGAACTCCGACCGCTCGTCGGCCGCCGTGGACGCCCAGTACGGGACCGACACGACGTGGGACTACTACAAGAACGTCCACGGCCGTAACGGCATCGGCGGCGACGGCAAGGGCTCGTACAACCGCGTCCACTACGGCAGCAACTACAACAACGCCTTCTGGGACGACACCTGCTTCTGCATGACGTACGGCGACGGTGACGGCTCGACGTTCGGGCCGCTCGTGGCGCTCGACGTCGCCGGGCACGAGATGTCGCACGGCGTCACGTCGAAGACCGCGGGGCTCACCTACTCGGGCGAGTCCGGCGGCCTGAACGAGGCGACGTCCGACATCTTCGGCACGCTCGTCGAGTTCTACGCGAACAACGCGTCCGACCCGGGCGACTGGCTCATCGGCGAGAAGATCGTGAAGCCCGGCTTCGGCCAGCCCGCGCTGCGCTTCATGGACAAGCCCAGCAAGGACGGCAACTCCGCCGACTGCTGGAGCTCGTCGGTCGGCAATCTCGACGTGCACTACTCGTCCGGGGTCGCCAACCACTTCGCGTACCTGCTGGCCGAAGGCAGTGGGCCGAAGGTCATCGGCGGCGTCCAGCACAACAGCCCGACGTGCAACGGCTCGACGCTGAGCGGCATCGGCAAGGACAAGCTCGGCAAGATCTGGTACCGGGCCCTGACCGTCTACATGACGTCCTCGACGAACTACGCGGGCGCCCGCACGGCGACCCTCAGTGCGGCGAAGGACCTGTACGGCGCCGGCAGCGCGGAGTACGCCGCCGTGGCCGCGACCTGGTCTGCCGTGTCCGTGGGCTGA
- the cutA gene encoding divalent-cation tolerance protein CutA, producing MNAMALTVLTTTDDEVKARALATGAVEARLAACAQIAGPVMSVYRWQGNTETAQEWQVLLKTTAEGYEALESWLLEAHDYETPEIIATPVVRGSAGYLAWIAGETGGA from the coding sequence ATGAACGCGATGGCCCTGACGGTCCTCACGACGACCGACGACGAGGTCAAGGCCCGAGCCCTGGCCACGGGAGCGGTCGAGGCACGCCTGGCGGCCTGCGCCCAGATCGCGGGCCCGGTCATGTCGGTCTACCGCTGGCAGGGCAACACGGAGACCGCCCAGGAATGGCAGGTGCTACTCAAAACCACGGCAGAGGGCTACGAGGCCCTGGAGTCCTGGCTGTTGGAGGCGCACGACTACGAGACACCCGAGATCATCGCGACACCGGTGGTGCGGGGGAGTGCCGGGTACCTGGCGTGGATCGCGGGGGAGACGGGCGGAGCCTGA
- a CDS encoding DoxX family protein, which produces MTSLANQLGPLRAPGSPAPAAPAHAYDLGLLVLRLALGLTMAAHGAQKLFGWFGGGGIDGTGQFFAASGYPSPKAFALVAGLSETLGGLGLVLGLLTPLAAAAVAGTLVNAIAVKWGGGFFAPQGIEYELLIALGAVALALTGPGRIAFDRFLPGLRSHRLGYGVAAVALGLVVAGITLVLRK; this is translated from the coding sequence GTGACCTCTCTCGCGAACCAGCTCGGGCCGCTCCGCGCGCCCGGCTCCCCCGCCCCCGCCGCGCCCGCCCACGCCTATGACCTCGGTCTTCTCGTCCTGCGCCTCGCCCTCGGCCTGACCATGGCCGCGCATGGTGCGCAGAAGCTCTTCGGCTGGTTCGGCGGAGGCGGGATCGACGGCACCGGGCAGTTCTTCGCCGCGTCCGGCTACCCGTCGCCGAAGGCGTTCGCCCTGGTCGCCGGGCTCAGCGAGACCCTCGGCGGGCTCGGCCTCGTGCTCGGTCTGCTCACCCCGCTGGCCGCCGCGGCCGTGGCCGGCACCCTGGTCAATGCCATCGCCGTGAAGTGGGGCGGCGGATTCTTCGCGCCGCAGGGCATCGAGTACGAGCTCTTGATCGCCCTCGGCGCGGTGGCGCTCGCCCTGACCGGCCCGGGGCGCATCGCCTTCGACCGCTTTCTGCCGGGGCTTCGGTCCCACCGCCTCGGATACGGAGTCGCGGCCGTGGCCCTCGGTCTGGTCGTGGCGGGGATCACGCTGGTGTTGCGCAAGTGA
- a CDS encoding molybdopterin oxidoreductase family protein: MLTVTPTHCPYCSLQCGMNLVPTASGVVEVAERAGFPVNRGALCGKGRTAAAVLEPGVRLSGPLVRKGDALEAASWGEALDRVAEGLSRTRSAHGPDACGVFGGGGLTNEKAYTLGKFARVVLGTSQIDYNGRFCMSSAAAGQLAAFGLDRGLPFPLEDIPRTGCVVLVGSNMAETMPPAVRYLNELRENGGTLVVIDPRRTRTAELADLHLAPRPGTDLALALGMLHLVVTEGRVDEEFVRTRTRGWEDARAAVMAHWPEYVERVTGVPVPQLREAVRMFCEPEAAMVLTARGPEQQSKGTDTVGAWINLCLATGRAGRPLSGYGCLTGQGNGQGGREHGQKADQLPGYRKLTDPAARAHVAGVWGVDPDSLPGPGRSAYELLDALGRDVRALLVMGSNPVVSAPRAAHVEDRLRSLDFLAVADVVLSETAALADVVLPVTQWAEETGTVTSLEGRVLLRRRALSPPDGVRSDLEVLRELAGRLGVEKGFPADPEEVFEELRLASEGGPADYAGISYRRLVEEDGVFWPCPEEEHPGTPRLFLERFATDDGRARFVAVSHRAAAEEPDAEFPVHLTTGRVVSQYQSGAQTRRVAELNAAAPGPFVELHPRLAALIGVAEGEPVAVVSRRGRAEAPARITAGIRPDTVFMPFHWPGAGRANNLTNPALDPTSRMPEFKVCAVRVEAAGIDSGSGDRSDGVVHV, encoded by the coding sequence ATGCTCACTGTCACGCCCACCCACTGCCCCTACTGCTCCCTTCAGTGCGGGATGAATCTCGTCCCGACTGCCTCTGGTGTTGTCGAGGTCGCGGAGCGTGCCGGGTTTCCCGTCAATCGTGGCGCCCTGTGCGGGAAGGGGCGTACGGCCGCTGCCGTGCTCGAGCCGGGGGTTCGGTTGAGTGGGCCGCTTGTTCGCAAAGGGGACGCGCTCGAGGCCGCTTCTTGGGGTGAGGCGCTTGACCGTGTCGCCGAGGGGCTCTCCCGTACGCGTTCTGCTCATGGCCCGGACGCGTGCGGGGTCTTCGGCGGGGGCGGGCTCACCAACGAGAAGGCGTACACGCTCGGGAAGTTCGCCCGGGTCGTGCTCGGGACCTCGCAGATCGACTACAACGGGCGGTTCTGCATGTCGTCCGCCGCGGCGGGGCAGCTCGCCGCGTTCGGGCTCGACCGCGGGCTGCCGTTCCCCCTTGAGGACATTCCGCGTACGGGATGTGTGGTCCTGGTCGGGTCGAACATGGCCGAGACCATGCCCCCTGCTGTGCGCTATCTGAACGAACTGCGGGAGAACGGCGGCACATTGGTCGTCATCGACCCCCGCCGCACGCGCACCGCCGAGCTCGCCGATCTCCATCTCGCGCCCCGGCCCGGGACCGATCTCGCCCTGGCCCTCGGCATGCTGCATCTCGTGGTGACCGAGGGGCGGGTCGACGAGGAGTTCGTGCGCACGCGGACCCGCGGCTGGGAGGACGCGCGGGCCGCCGTGATGGCGCACTGGCCCGAGTACGTGGAGCGTGTGACCGGCGTTCCGGTGCCTCAACTGCGCGAGGCCGTGCGGATGTTCTGCGAGCCCGAGGCCGCGATGGTGCTCACCGCGCGTGGGCCCGAGCAGCAGTCCAAGGGCACCGACACCGTGGGCGCCTGGATCAACCTGTGCCTCGCAACCGGGCGCGCCGGGCGGCCCCTTTCCGGGTACGGGTGCCTGACCGGGCAGGGCAACGGGCAGGGCGGGCGCGAGCACGGGCAGAAGGCCGACCAGCTGCCCGGGTACCGGAAGCTGACCGACCCTGCGGCGCGTGCACACGTGGCCGGCGTGTGGGGCGTTGACCCCGACTCCCTCCCCGGGCCCGGCCGTTCCGCGTACGAACTGCTCGACGCGCTGGGGCGTGACGTACGGGCTCTGCTGGTCATGGGGTCGAATCCGGTGGTGTCGGCTCCTCGTGCCGCCCATGTGGAGGACAGGCTGCGGTCGCTCGACTTTCTGGCCGTGGCCGATGTGGTGCTTTCCGAGACCGCCGCTCTTGCCGATGTGGTGCTTCCCGTCACCCAGTGGGCCGAGGAGACGGGGACCGTGACCAGTCTGGAGGGGCGTGTGCTGCTGCGGCGTCGGGCGCTCTCGCCTCCGGACGGGGTGCGGAGCGATCTGGAGGTGCTGCGTGAGCTGGCCGGCCGGCTGGGGGTGGAGAAGGGGTTCCCGGCCGATCCTGAGGAGGTTTTCGAGGAGTTGCGGCTGGCTTCGGAAGGGGGGCCTGCCGACTATGCGGGGATCTCTTATCGGCGGCTCGTCGAGGAGGACGGGGTGTTCTGGCCCTGTCCTGAAGAGGAACATCCCGGGACGCCCCGGCTCTTCCTGGAACGGTTCGCCACCGACGACGGGCGGGCCCGGTTCGTCGCCGTCTCGCACCGGGCCGCCGCCGAGGAGCCGGACGCCGAGTTCCCGGTCCATCTGACGACCGGACGCGTCGTGTCGCAGTACCAGTCGGGTGCGCAGACCCGGCGGGTGGCCGAGCTCAACGCCGCCGCGCCCGGCCCCTTCGTGGAGCTGCATCCGCGGCTCGCCGCGCTGATCGGGGTGGCGGAGGGCGAGCCGGTCGCCGTCGTCTCCCGGCGCGGGCGGGCCGAGGCGCCCGCCCGGATCACGGCGGGCATCCGGCCCGACACAGTGTTCATGCCGTTTCACTGGCCGGGCGCCGGGCGCGCCAATAACCTGACCAACCCCGCTCTCGATCCGACGTCCCGGATGCCGGAGTTCAAGGTGTGCGCGGTACGGGTCGAGGCGGCCGGTATCGACTCCGGCTCCGGTGACCGCTCGGACGGTGTCGTTCACGTTTGA